From a single Arvicanthis niloticus isolate mArvNil1 chromosome 19, mArvNil1.pat.X, whole genome shotgun sequence genomic region:
- the Cd180 gene encoding CD180 antigen has protein sequence MALDISCFFLVVLFSASCQAITSSDQRCIEKEANKTYNCENLGLSEIPGTLPNSTEYLEFSFNVLPTIQNTTFSRLVNLTFLDLTRCQIYWIHEDTFQSQHRLDTLVLTANPLIFMAETALSGPKALKHLFFIQTGISSIDFIPVHNQQSLESLYLGSNHISSIKLPKNFPTEKLKVLDFQNNAIHYLSKEDLSSLRQATNLSLNLNGNDITGIEPGAFTSTAFRSLNFGGTHSLLVIFKGLQNSTIQSLWLGTFEDIDDEDISSSMFEGLCKMSVESINLQKHHFFNISSNTFHCFSGLQELDLTATHLRELPSGTVGLSKLKKLVLSANKFENLCQISASNFPSLTHLYVKGNMKRLQLGTGCLENLENLRELDLSHDDIDTSDCCNLQLRNLSHLQSLNLSYNEPLGLKTEAFKECPQLERLDLAFTRLQVKDAQSPFQNLHLLKVLNLSHCLLDISNQHLLDGLPVLQHLNLQGNHFPKGNIQKTNPLQTLGSLEILILSFCDLSSIDRQAFTSLKIMNHVDLSHNRLTSSSIEALSHLKGIYLNLASNHISIILPSLLPILSQQRTINLRQNPLDCTCSNIYFLEWYKENMQKLEDTEDTLCANPPWLKGVRLSDVSLSCRMAAVGIFFLIVCLLLFAVLLIFAVKYFLRWKYQHI, from the exons ATGGCTCTGGACATCAGCTGCTTCTTTTTAGTGGTCCTCTTCTCCGCCAGCTGCCAAGCCATCACATCCTCGGATCAGAGGTGCATTGAG AAAGAAGCCAACAAAACATACAACTGTGAAAATTTAGGTCTCAGTGAAATTCCTGGCACTCTACCAAACTCAACAGAATATTTGGAGTTCAGCTTTAATGTCTTGCCTACGATTCAAAATACGACCTTCAGCAGACTCGTAAATCTCACATTTCTGGATTTAACCAG GTGCCAGATTTACTGGATACATGAAGATACTTTCCAAAGCCAACATCGGTTAGACACACTTGTGCTAACTGCAAATCCCCTGATATTTATGGCAGAGACAGCACTTAGTGGGCCTAAGGCACTGAAGCATCTGTTCTTCATCCAAACAGGAATATCCAGTATTGATTTTATCCCAGTGCACAATCAACAATCCTTGGAAAGTCTCTATCTTGGAAGCAACCATATTTCCTCCATTAAGCTCCCCAAAAATTTCCCAACAGAGAAGCTGAAGGTCCTGGATTTTCAGAATAATGCTATCCATTACCTGTCTAAAGAAGATCTGAGCTCTCTACGGCAAGCCACTAATCTGAGCCTTAACTTAAATGGAAATGACATTACAGGAATAGAGCCAGGGGCTTTCACGTCAACTGCCTTCCGAAGTTTGAACTTTGGAGGGACACACAGCTTGCTCGTTATCTTCAAGGGTTTGCAGAACTCTACTATCCAGTCTCTCTGGCTGGGGACATTTGAGGACATTGATGACGAAGATATTAGTTCCTCCATGTTTGAGGGTCTCTGCAAAATGTCTGTTGAGAGCATCAACCTACAGAAGCATCACTTCTTCAACATTTCCTCCAACACATTCCACTGTTTCAGTGGCCTCCAGGAACTGGACCTCACGGCCACTCACTTGAGAGAACTGCCGTCTGGGACTGTGGGACTAAGCAAACTTAAGAAATTAGTTCTCAGTGCAAATAAGTTTGAGAATTTGTGCCAAATCAGTGCTTCTAATTTCCCCTCCCTTACTCACCTTTATGTCAAAGGCAACATGAAGAGACTCCAGCTTGGTACTGGCTGtttagaaaacctagaaaatctTCGTGAACTTGATCTAAGCCATGATGACATTGACACTTCTGACTGTTGCAACCTGCAACTCAGAAACCTGTCTCACTTACAGAGCCTGAACCTGAGCTACAATGAACCACTGGGCCTCAAGACTGAGGCATTCAAAGAATGTCCTCAGCTAGAGCGGCTAGATTTGGCATTTACCCGACTACAGGTTAAAGATGCACAAAGTCCCTTCCAGAACCTCCATCTTTTGAAGGTACTAAATCTCTCCCACTGCCTCCTTGACATCAGCAATCAGCATCTCCTCGATGGCCTGCCAGTGCTCCAGCATTTGAACTTACAGGGAAATCACTTTCCAAAAGGGAATATTCAAAAGACCAACCCACTTCAGACACTGGGAAGCCTAGAAATCCTGATTTTATCCTTTTGCGATCTCTCCTCCATTGACCGGCAAGCCTTCACCAGTCTGAAGATAATGAATCACGTAGACCTGAGTCACAACAGGCTGACATCCAGTAGCATCGAGGCTCTTAGTCACCTTAAGGGGATCTACCTCAATCTAGCCTCCAATCACATCAGCATCATCCTGCCCAGTCTCCTCCCCATCTTGTCCCAGCAGAGGACCATTAATTTAAGACAAAATCCCCTTGACTGCACTTGCTCAAACATTTACTTTTTGGAATGGTACAAAGAAAACATGCAAAAACTTGAGGACACAGAGGACACTCTTTGCGCAAATCCCCCATGGCTGAAGGGAGTCAGGCTCTCCGATGTCTCCCTGTCGTGTAGGATGGCAGctgtgggcattttctttctcattgtatGCTTGctcttgtttgctgttttgttgatttttgctGTGAAATACTTTCTCAGGTGGAAATACCAGCACATTTAG